A region from the Pelobates fuscus isolate aPelFus1 chromosome 1, aPelFus1.pri, whole genome shotgun sequence genome encodes:
- the SMG8 gene encoding nonsense-mediated mRNA decay factor SMG8 has translation MKMAVEGPCVLRDLLGSEAEPGWKDEELCVVGVFGKTAMLQGSWEKCRLVNSLCDRHVFPLFYRAAERGRERSLFQAYYEQDSRVLYLLLTGVSDSGQLCRACEELSQGVSHAEAHEWWKDEEKLYCMHLLYLFSVCHILLLVHPTCCFDIAYEKLFRALDSLRQKVLPSLKAPLKDCAVGLDWKLNARPCPPRLLFVFQLNGALKVEARGPGQPVPEKPKKHSPKRRLQHALEDQIYRIFRKSRVLTNQSINCLFTVPANQAFVYIVAEQDEDPIGMLLEGLRHNCTLKESETVVPVSGPRRFQMMRHTRQLSFTVESNTNVSGQLVDCTLREFLFQHVELVLTKKGFDDSVGRNPQPSHFELPTYQKWVAVALKLYEIIIENKDDDPPAFPGAFPPKLLANMKVLEGYLDADTKFSENRCQKALPMAHSAYQSNLPHNYTTTVHKNQLAQALRVYSQHARGPAFQKYAIILNEDCYKFWSSGHQLCEERSLTDQHCVHKFHLLPKSGEKIEPERNPPILFHNSRARSTGSCNCGRKQAPREDPFDVKSANYDFYQILEEKCCAKLDHIDFPIFQPSTPDPAPAKDEASTVPQEGEVEVEKLTVKEPQTQGESTSLSLALSLGQSTDSLGNYPADAHAGGDNADPVPAGQEKREKRPSLTDRQVSTVEYLPGMMHSNCPKGLLPKFSSWALVKLGPAKSYNFHTGLDQLGFIPGTNYLMPWDIVIRTKSEDDGDLDNNSWPAPNKSIPGKRSAVVIGRGRRRDDIARAFVGFEYEDSRGRRFMCSGPDKIMKVIGNGPKESAVKALNSDMPLYMLSPSQGRGLKPHYAQLMRLYVVVPEAPLNIVMNPQVQPGPPPCSVFYPEKQEITLPSDGLWVLRFPYSYVTDRGPCYPPKENQQLMSCKVMRGILKMVNP, from the exons ATGAAGATGGCGGTGGAGGGCCCGTGTGTCCTGCGGGACCTGCTGGGCTCCGAGGCCGAGCCGGGCTGGAAGGACGAGGAGCTGTGCGTGGTGGGGGTATTCGGTAAGACCGCCATGCTGCAGGGGAGCTGGGAGAAATGCCGCCTGGTCAACTCGCTGTGTGACCGCCATGTCTTCCCCCTCTTCTACCGCGCGGCCGAGCGGGGCCGGGAGCGCAGCCTCTTCCAGGCTTACTACGAGCAGGACTCCCGGGTGCTGTACCTGCTGCTCACCGGGGTGAGTGACTCGGGCCAGCTGTGCCGGGCCTGCGAGGAGCTGAGCCAGGGAGTGTCCCACGCAGAGGCCCACGAGTGGTGGAAGGACGAGGAGAAGCTGTACTGCATGCACCTGCTCTACCTGTTCTCGGTGTGCCACATCCTGCTGCTGGTACACCCCACCTGCTGCTTTGATATTGCCTATGAGAAGCTGTTCAGGGCATTGGACAGTCTGAGACAGAAAGTGCTACCCTCCCTGAAAGCTCCACTCAAGGACTGTGCAGTGGGGTTGGACTGGAAACTCAATGCCAGGCCATGCCCCCCGAGGCTCCTCTTTGTTTTTCAGCTCAATGGGGCACTCAAGGTAGAGGCCAGGGGACCTGGACAACCGGTCCCGGAGAAACCCAAAAAGCATTCGCCCAAAAGAAGGCTGCAGCATGCTTTGGAAGACCAGATTTATCGCATCTTTAGGAAGAGTCGAGTACTAACCAACCAGAGCATCAACTGTTTGTTTACGGTTCCTGCCAACCAGGCTTTTGTTTACATTGTGGCAGAACAGGATGAAGACCCCATTGGAATGTTGCTAGAAGGCCTGAGACATAACTGCACTTTAAAAGAGAGTGAAACAGTGGTGCCCGTGTCTGGTCCCAGGCGCTTTCAAATGATGAGGCACACTCGTCAGTTGTCTTTTACTGTTGAAAGTAATACAAATGTGTCTGGCCAGTTGGTGGACTGTACCTTGAGGGAATTCCTCTTCCAACATGTAGAGCTGGTTTTGACCAAAAAGGGTTTTGATGACAGTGTTGGTAGAAACCCACAGCCATCTCATTTTGAACTTCCCACTTATCAGAAATGGGTTGCTGTGGCTTTGAAATTATAtgaaataataattgaaaataaagatgATGATCCTCCTGCGTTTCCAGGTGCTTTTCCTCCTAAACTCTTGGCTAACATGAAAGTATTGGAAGGTTATTTAGATGCTGATACTAAGTTTTCAGAAAATCGGTGCCAAAAAGCTCTACCTATGGCACATAGTGCCTATCAGTCAAATCTGCCCCATAATTATACCACAACAGTACACAAAAACCAACTGGCACAAGCCCTAAGAGTGTATAGCCAACATGCACGTGGGCCTGCATTCCAGAAATATGCTATTATCCTTAATGAAGATTGTTATAAATTTTGGAGCAGTGGGCACCAGCTATGTGAAGAAAGAAGTTTGACAGATCAGCATTGTGTGCACAAATTCCACTTGCTGCCAAAATCAG gagAAAAAATTGAACCTGAGAGAAATCCTCCTATTCTTTTTCACAATAGTCGGGCACGTTCAACTGGCAGCTGCAACTGTGGAAGGAAGCAAGCACCTCGTGAAGATCCATTTGACGTTAAAAGTGCCAATTATGATTTTTATCAG ATACTGGAAGAGAAATGCTGTGCAAAGCTTGATCATATCGATTTTCCAATATTTCAACCAAGCACACCAGATCCTGCACCTGCAAAGGATGAAGCCTCTACAGTTCCCCAGGAAGGAGAGGTGGAAGTGGAAAAGCTGACTGTCAAGGAACCgcaaacacagggagaaagtactAGCCTAAGTTTGGCTCTTAGCTTGGGCCAGTCAACTGACAGTCTTGGAAATTATCCAGCTGATGCTCATGCTGGAGGTGACAATGCAGATCCTGTGCCAGCAGGACaggagaaaagggaaaaaagaccAAGTTTAACCGATCGTCAGGTATCAACTGTGGAATACCTCCCTGGAATGATGCATTCCAATTGTCCAAAAGGTCTCTTACCCAAATTCTCAAGTTGGGCCTTAGTAAAACTTGGGCCTGCTAAATCTTACAACTTTCACACAGGTTTAGACCAGCTTGGCTTCATCCCAGGCACTAATTATTTGATGCCATGGGACATTGTTATCCGCACAAAATCAGAAGATGACGGGGACTTAGACAACAACTCTTGGCCAGCACCTAATAAATCTATTCCTGGAAAGAGGAGTGCAGTGGTTATAGGCAGAGGTCGGAGAAGAGATGACATTGCAAGGGCCTTTGTTGGTTTTGAATATGAGGATTCCAGAGGACGCAGATTTATGTGCTCTGGACCAGATAAAATTATGAAGGTTATTGGTAATGGGCCAAAGGAATCTGCAGTCAAAGCATTGAACAGTGACATGCCCTTATATATGCTATCCCCTTCTCAGGGTAGAGGACTTAAACCTCATTATGCACAGctgatgagactctatgttgtgGTTCCAGAGGCTCCTTTGAATATTGTAATGAATCCTCAG GTGCAACCTGGTCCACCTCCTTGCTCTGTGTTCTATCCTGAAAAGCAGGAAATCACTCTACCTTCTGACGGACTGTGGGTTCTGAGATTCCCTTATTCCTACGTAACTGACCGAGGCCCATGTTACCCTCCAAAGGAAAACCAACAGCTGATGAGCTGCAAGGTTATGAGAGGGATCTTGAAGATGGTCAATCCGTAA